The following proteins come from a genomic window of Micromonas commoda chromosome 2, complete sequence:
- a CDS encoding predicted protein yields MYEPDDEDLAAEEQAASLKVACPERTWEDLEEDETGRLRITHGDKQYREKRRKIAMAAANSHVCKGMIRFLYVVVDLSQAVNEADMRPSRLAVVSGILYKFFREYFNQNPLSQLGLVVTRNGIAERLTELSGSPESHITALKENLEAAGDMSIQNSLEQVQSSLAQLPTYGTREVLFVVSALSSCDPGNVHTAIAAAKSANIRVSVVSVAAELHICRRMTEETGGMFGVSQSQHHLEDLLMAHAPPPPLNEQATKASLVEMGFPQKRPLDKGAFFSGRGGEYVCPRCASRVEVNPTHPKFVENIKINNPVTFLQELPAQCSVCSLTLVSSPHLARSYHHLFPVAPFEVHRPVIMQELNDAAKLDATNCFACNLKFDRSGARGNDDAPSVCPRCKKIYCFQCDVFIHEKLHNCPGCEIDKAKGYKNSA; encoded by the exons ATGTACGAGCcagacgacgaggacctcgccgcaGAGGAGCAGGCGGCTTCCCTGAAGGTAGCCTGCC CTGAGAGGACTTGGGAAGACTTAGAAGAGGATGAGACTGGTAGGCTGCGCATCACGCATGGAGACAAGCAATACAGAGAGAAACGCAGGAAgatcgcgatggcggcggcgaactcgCACGTTTGCAAGGGGATGATTAGGTTCTTATACGTGGTGGTTGACCTCTCTCAGGCAGTCAACGAGGCGGACATGAGGCCATCGCGCCTCGCTGTCGTCTCGGGGATCTTGTACAAGTTCTTTAGAGAGTATTTCAACCAGAATCCGCTCAGCCAATTGGGCCTAGTGGTGACTCGCAACGGCATCGCAGAGCGCTTGACGGAGCTCAGCGGCAGCCCGGAGTCCCACATCACAGCGCTTAAGGAGAACTTGGAAGCTGCAGGAGACATG TCCATCCAGAACTCCTTGGAACAAGTGCAATCATCCCTTGCACAGCTTCCCACCTACG GTACTCGAGAAGTTCTCTTCGTCGTGTCCGCCCTCTCCTCATGCGACCCGGGAAACGTTCACACGGCAATTGCTGCAGCGAAGAGTGCAAACATAAGGGTCAGCGTGGTTTCGGTCGCAGCGGAGTTGCACATTTGCCGCCGCATGACCGAGGAAACCGGTGGGATGTTTGGAGTGTCCCAGTCTCAGCATCATCTCGAAGATTTGCTCATGGCTCATGCTCCCCCTCCACCGTTGAACGAGCAGGCGACAA AGGCAAGTTTGGTTGAAATGGGATTTCCACAAAAACGACCACTGGACAAAGGCGCATTTTTCTCTGGGCGAGGCGGAGAGTACGTATGCCCTCGATGTGCATCGAGAGTTGAGGTGAATCCAACACATCCAAAATTTGTGGAGAACATCAAAATAAATAACCCTGTCACATTTTTGCAGGAATTGCCTGCTCAGTGCAGCGTCTGCTCTTTGACGCTGGTTTCATCACCTCATCTTGCACGATCATATCACCATCTTTTTCCGGTCGCACCATTCGAGGTTC ATCGTCCCGTGATTATGCAGGAGCTAAATGACGCGGCCAAACTTGATGCGACTAACTGCTTTGCGTGTAATTTGAAATTTGACCGCTCCGGTGCAAGGGGAAACGACGATGCACCGTCAGTTTGCCCGAGATGCAAAAAAATATATTGCTTCCAGTGCGACGTGTTCATACACGAAAAATTACACAACTGCCCGGGTTGCGAGATAGATAAAGCAAAAGGATACAAAAATAGTGCCTGA
- a CDS encoding predicted protein — ISSGGRAVGKTALTQMFQSKGKLFPKNYKLTSGMDVVVAPVPIEGTDAIVELFVCDVSGHQIFSDMVTQLLDNVNLVILVYDQSSRDSFEACAEGLKLLMGVPSNKGKSMRGVLVGNKHDLLRQRAVELDEAKRWATSMGLVFMETSALPPGSAIAEPFKWCAQTFHQAYEEHLGQLVS, encoded by the exons ATCTCCTCAGGTGGTCGAGCTGTGGGTAAGACGGCGCTGACGCAGATGTTTCAGAGCAAGGGTAAGCTGTTCCCGAAAAACTACAAGCTTACGAGCGGTATGGACGTCGTTGTGGCACCCGTCCCGATCGAGGGCACGGATGCTATCGTCGAGCTGTTCGTGTGCGACGTCTCTGGACACCAGATATTCAGCGATATGGTGACGCAGCTGCTGGACAACGTGAACCTGGTGATCCTCGTGTACGATCAGAGTAGTAGGGACAGCTTTGAGGCGTGCGCGGAGGGCCTCAAGCTGCTCATGGGTGTCCCTTCGAACAAAGGAAAGTCTATGAGGGGCGTGCTGGTGGGCAATAAACACGACCTT CTGAGGCAAAGAGCAGTTGAGTTGGATGAAGCGAAGCGTTGGGCCACGTCGATGGGTCTGGTGTTCATGGAAACGTCCGCCTTGCCACCCGGGTCGGCAATTGCCGAGCCTTTTAAGTGGTGTGCACAGACTTTTCATCAAGCATATGAGGAGCATCTCGGGCAGCTTGTGTCATGA
- a CDS encoding Drug/Metabolite transporter superfamily (drug/metabolite), with protein MDAIKRLFEAQPLDSRWVSGLALAQGCAFLTALSATASTALANRGASAPAWQSFFIYVLLGGFYVPYHARQNRTPARYALLAFIDTQANYWIVKAFRYTSLTSVTLLDCAAVPFSMALSIAILGSSYSRAHIAGCALSFCGLALLVLTDTKSGGGSGGSNPPLGDFMVIVAAALYASSNVLQERALLEGASTSEVLAAIGGMGAVISGIQCAVFELKDLSKVGRAAGAEGFLEMAAFAGSLFAMYSLVPEVLRRSGSAAFNVGMLSSDLWAVLARVVFFAGFTAASFLSFAASFVLVAFGTVVFASAGDPLRLGGERRREYEVLDEDLEDRPAAPPL; from the exons atgGATGCCATCAAGCGTCTCTTCGAGGCCCAACCCTTGGACAGCCGCTGGGTCTCAgggctcgccctcgcgcagggGTGCGCGTTTCTGACGGCATTATCAgccaccgcctccaccgcgctggcgaaccgcggggcgagcgcgccggcttGGCAATCGTTCTTCATTTACGTTCTGCTCGGGGGCTTTTACGTGCCGTATCACGCTCGGCAGAA CCGGACTCCCGCACGATACGCGCTTCTGGCATTCATTGACACGCAGGCCAACTACTGGATCGTGAAGGCGTTCAGATACACCTCTCTGACGAGCGTGACGCTCCTCgactgcgcggcggtgcccttCTCCATGGCGCTGTCGATTGCCATACTCGGCAGCAGCTACTCCAGGGCTCATATCGCGGGCTGCGCGTTATCGTTCTGCgggctcgcgctgctcgtgcTCACGGATACGAAGAGCGGTGGAGGATCCGGCGGTTCCAACCCTCCGCTTGGCGACTTCATGGTCATCGTAGCTGCGGCGCTCTATGCGTCGTCAAACGTGCTGCAGGAGAGGGCGCTGCTGGAGGGCGCATCCACCTCGGAGGttctcgccgcgatcgggggCATGGGCGCGGTCATCAGTGGGATACAGTGCGCGGTGTTCGAGCTCAAAGACCTCTCGAAGGTTGGCCGGGCGGCTGGCGCGGAGGGGTTCCTGGAGATGGCAGCGTTTGCGGGGTCGCTGTTTGCGATGTATTCGCTCGTCCCTGAGGTGTTGCGGCGGAGCGgttccgccgcgttcaacgtCGGCATGCTGAGCTCCGACCTATGGGCGGTACTCGCACGCGTTGTGTTCTTCGCCGGgttcacggcggcgtcgttttTGTCGTTCGCAGCGTCTTTCGTGTTGGTGGCTTTTGGGACGGTTGTGTTTGCCTCTGCGGGTGACCCACTTCGGCTCGGtggagagcggcgacgtgagTATGAGGTTTTGGACGAAGATCTGGAGGATCGCCCCGCGGCCCCACCTTTGTAG
- a CDS encoding predicted protein — protein LAPRLTGEIEASKEGASINARGRADELLRVELDIPAVDSMQRTGDPTEGPQPSVSVSIRRGLLRADLDASDGRGELDIAGLRLDDLELASLRGRVERGKISMDLRERHGKATLRVQQPRLSGVQGEVLDADASWDGRIVRLERAALDQRRSLYTLQGEHCLDDEIGNETTVSEATLTGIVDQEPKSVPLAIEMEPGSWRLLLAVPQADVEEMLPAVRLAAALREGATPLEYTRAKDHFLGAVRRIAIRASEELGRQLDEAAAAAAAEQRVVLKESTGATDGRAPADDAPMQLPGLQDLHGAWRGTVEVKGVNFADQVSSVDFNVSGDGWSWGPYEVQSLEAQGNVDAVEGLQMRRFELRSDGAVVKIDGNLFGEVQNAAFAVIDLPAQRLAPMIHHITSAASASAGAPPPPPPPLPPIAGTLFVSGDIGGSVSSPTGSFRANLSEGRIGPVRLGHANAAAEVTEARTARFNAEANPAANNKRGAAQVTPGHLRLSGVIPLPDAEDRSVVVDWSVQDGGMQLISALSAPSLMQGGPVEWQEGGADITLAVRGTLADPVYDGAAVITRAKIVSPMLARPLYPVNANIRIQRNTLYADHFDAKCGPRGSIKVRGAVPVLQTRRNGGETWEGLVARADVQGGIRAEATGIDVRARAAYSGRLDADMVIKGTLLEPEVGGSLRLSKGTAFIQPNANQPAGGAAVTSGDAASRAGSGAVGFGNREAKRGLAGFLQRSTPPGSPSAKGDKGTEERPPLRFRGLRLMVGPELSAVYPFVLNFGVSGEVEINGVADPVLIRPSGVINFERGDINLVATQVRLSREHPNRAVFVPEHGMDPTLDVSLVGADLRALVQGKVSNWADNLVITRGSGAARDAAVAEAARIFEGQLAESLLEQDGQLAFSNLAASTVATLMPKIETGGQLGKARWRVTTAPSIPGLLSLDPSTDPFSNISQINLGSDWELMLGDSLQATMSRKLKESEMQTKFALVYKLTDKLRMQLNSESSTETRLLFEFT, from the exons CTCGCGCCCCGTCTTACCGGTGAGATTGAGGCTAGCAAGGAGGGTGCGAGCATCAACGCACGAGGAAGGGCAGACGAGCTCCTAAGAGTCGAGTTGGATATTCCGGCTGTTGATTCCATGCAACGAACGGGGGATCCCACCGAAGGCCCGCAACCGTCAGTTTCGGTATCCATCAGACGAGGCTTACTTcgcgcggacctcgacgcATCGGATGGACGCGGGGAGCTCGACATCGCaggcctccgcctcgacgacttggagctcgcgtcgctccgcggccgcgtcgagcgcggaaAGATTTCGATGGACCTTCGTGAGAGGCACGGCAAGGCTACGCTACGCGTGCAGCAGCCGCGACTGAGCGGTGTCCAAGGTGAGGTTCTAGATGCTGATGCCAGTTGGGATGGTCGAATCGTTCGGCTGGAGCGTGCCGCGCTCGATCAGCGCCGATCGCTGTACACCCTTCAGGGTGAGCACTGCCTGGATGATGAG ATTGGGAACGAAACGACCGTTTCGGAGGCGACTTTGACGGGCATCGTCGACCAAGAGCCCAAGTCAGTACCCCTCGCCATCGAGATGGAACCCGGGTCATggcgcctccttctcgccgtACCTCAGGCGGATGTCGAGGAGATGCTTCCTGCAGTgcgactcgccgccgcgctgcgcgagggtGCAACGCCCCTCGAGTACACCCGCGCCAAGGATCACTTCCTTGGTGCGGTCCGTCGCATCGCCATCAGGGCGTCGGAGGAGCTCGGGCGGCAGCTCGATGAGGCTGCGGctgcagccgccgcggagcagcgcgtggTGCTGAAAGAATCAACCGGCGCGACAGACGGCCGCGCACCCGCAGATGACGCACCCATGCAACTGCCGGGTCTTCAGGACCTACATGGCGCATGGCGTGGCACCGTCGAGGTCAAAGGCG TCAACTTCGCGGACCAGGTATCGTCAGTTGACTTCAACGTGTCGGGCGATGGGTGGTCTTGGGGACCGTACGAGGTTCAGTCCCTAGAGGCGCAGGGTAACGTCGATGCCGTCGAGGGGCTGCAGATGCGTCGCTTCGAGCTGAGGTCGGATGGAGCCGTCGTTAAAATCGACGGTAACCTCTTTGGCGAGGTCCAGAACGCTGCTTTCGCGGTCATCGACCTTCCGGCGCAGCGCCTGGCTCCGATGATCCATCACATCACGTCAGCCGCGTCCGcttccgcgggcgcccctccgcccccgcctccacctcTGCCCCCCATCGCTGGTACGCTTTTCGTCTCCGGTGACATCGGCGGGTCCGTATCCAGTCCGACTGGGAGCTTCCGCGCGAACCTCAGCGAGGGTCGCATCGGTCCCGTGCGCCTCGGTcacgccaacgccgccgctgaggtCACGGAAGCACGGACCGCACGATTCAATGCCGAGGCGAATCCCGCGGCGAACAACAAGCGCGGAGCGGCGCAGGTCACCCCTGGCCATCTTCGGCTGAGTGGTGTCATTCCGCTGCCGGACGCTGAGGACCGGTCCGTTGTCGTGGACTGGTCGGTTCAGGATGGAGGCATGCAGCTCATCTCTGCGCTCAGCGCCCCGAGCCTGATGCAAGGCGGGCCCGTTGAGTGGCAGGAGGGTGGCGCAGACATCACCCTCGCAGTGCGTGGCACGCTCGCCGATCCGGTGTATgatggcgccgcggtgatcaCCCGCGCCAAGATTGTCTCCCCGATGCTGGCGAGGCCCCTCTACCCGGTGAATGCGAACATTCGCATTCAGCGCAACACCCTGTACGCTGACCATTTCGACGCCAAGTGCGGACCACGCGGGTCCATCAAGGTTCGTGGCGCCGTGCCTGTGCTTCAAACGCGCAGAAACGGGGGTGAAACCTGGGAGGGTCttgtggcgcgcgcggatgttCAGGGGGGCATCAGGGCTGAGGCAACCGGTATCGACGTGAGGGCCCGCGCCGCATACAGtggccgcctcgacgcaGACATGGTCATCAAGGGCACCCTTCTCGAGCCCGAGGTTGGGGGTTCACTGCGCCTGTCCAAGGGAACGGCGTTTATCCAGCCCAACGCGAACCAGCctgcgggcggcgcggctgtcACCTCGGGAGACGCCGCCTCACGAGCCGGATCCGGGGCTGTTGGATTTGGCAACCGCGAGGCGAAGCGGGGTCTCGCGGGTTTCTTGCAAAGGTCCACGCCGCCAGGATCCCCATCGGCCAAGGGCGATAAAGGGACCGAGGAAAGACCGCCCCTGCGTTTTCGCGGTTTGCGTCTCATGGTCGGTCCCGAGCTCAGTGCGGTTTACCCGTTTGTGCTCAACTTTGGCGTCAGCGGCGAGGTTGAGATCAACGGCGTTGCCGACCCTGTTCTGATCCGACCCTCCGGCGTCATTAActttgagcgcggcgacatcaacctcgtcgcgacgcaggTGCGACTGAGCCGCGAGCACCCGAACCGCGCGGTTTTCGTCCCCGAGCACGGTATGGACCCAACTCTGGACGTCTCGCTTGTGGGTGCGGACCTGAGGGCCCTCGTGCAGGGGAAGGTGAGCAACTGGGCGGACAACCTGGTCATCACTcgcggatccggcgccgcc AGGGACGCCGctgtcgccgaggctgcgagAATCTTCGAGGGTCAGCTCGCGGAGAGCCTCTTGGAGCAGGACGGCCAGCTGGCGTTTAGCAACCTCGCCGCAagcaccgtcgcgacgctcatGCCCAAAATCGAGACCGGTGGTCAGCTCGGTAAGGCGCGATGGAGGGTGACGACCGCACCGTCCATCCCCGGCCTACTCTCGCTCGATCCCAGTACGGATCCTTTCAGCAACATATCTCAGATCAACCTCGGTTCGGACTGGGAGCTCATGCTGGGCGACTCGCTCCAGGCGACGATGAGCCGCAAACTGAAGGAGAGCGAGATGCAGACGAAATTCGCGCTCGTCTATAAGCTCACGGACAAGCTTCGCATGCAGCTCAACAGCGAGTCGTCCACGGAGACCAGGCTCCTGTTCGAGTTCACC
- a CDS encoding predicted protein: protein MRTAQRRRLAMGSFFAGVCMLVMLTTQSTDARITREDIRRAHLAVRERGGTSRSVADLRCEGLPLPTAPEGAVKFFALGDWGVRGLDVGSEAQLDVARGISCAARANQPRFVVTLGDNFYPKGVTSENDRQFTFKFEEVYGDDALQVPWFPSLGDHDHLGDVNAQSMYSLKSDRWSMPRAWYVEVIPLTNGGKLQLIFVDWVALEGRFSVSVNDRRFQKHLGEAAGKDTSEEHWEWLRRVTSSSNPTWRVVIGHRPLISVSARSAKDDERYPAEGRARSAIREFIEGADVDLWINGHDHTAQVACSERGGGTTHFVTSGIGGYDLHALRPREEWEETLYAENGYHGFTAHIVTDDTLTTHFMDERGRVRHSFEIRKDSSRCNY from the coding sequence ATGCGCACGGCGCAAAGGCGCCGCCTAGCCATGGGATCCTTCTTCGCGGGTGTGTGCATGCTGGTGATGCTGACGACACAATCGACGGATGCACGCATCACGAGGGAAGatatccgccgcgcgcacctcgccgtcaGGGAGAGGGGCGGCACTTCTCGCTCGGTTGCGGATCTGCGGTGTGAAGGCCTACCGCTCCCCACCGCTCCCGAAGGCGCCGTCAAGTTCTTCGCGCTCGGAGACTGGGGTGTTCGAGGCCTGGATGTGGGATCAGAAGCACAActcgacgtcgctcgcgggatTTCGTGCGCCGCTCGAGCGAACCAACCAAGATTCGTCGTCACGCTTGGAGACAACTTCTATCCGAAGGGCGTCACCTCAGAAAACGACCGACAGTTCACCTTCAAATTCGAGGAGGTGTACGGTGATGACGCGCTGCAGGTTCCGTGGTTTCCAAGTCTGGGGGATCACGATCATCTCGGGGATGTGAACGCGCAGTCCATGTACTCGCTGAAGAGCGACAGATGGTCGATGCCCCGCGCGTGGTACGTCGAAGTCATTCCTCTGACGAATGGAGGGAAGCTCCAGCTGATCTTTGTGGACTGGGTGGCTCTCGAGGGGAGGTTCAGCGTGTCGGTTAACGATAGGCGCTTTCAGAAGCACCTCGGGGAGGCGGCTGGAAAAGATACCTCGGAGGAACACTGGGAGTGGCTGCGAAGGGTGACGAGTTCGAGCAATCCCACTTGGCGGGTAGTCATCGGGCACAGGCCGCTCATCTCGGTGTCTGCCCGCTCCGCaaaggacgacgagcggtACCCGGCAGAGGGACGGGCGAGAAGCGCCATCAGGGAGTTCATAGAGGGAGCGGACGTGGACCTGTGGATAAACGGACACGATCACACGGCGCAGGTGGCGTGCTCGGAGCGTGGGGGCGGGACGACGCACTTCGTGACTTCAGGGATCGGCGGGTACGATTTGCACGCGCTGCGACCGCGGGAGGAGTGGGAGGAGACGCTGTACGCCGAGAACGGGTACCACGGGTTCACCGCCCACATCGTGACGGACGACACGCTCACGACGCATTTCatggacgagcgcgggcgggtcaGGCACTCTTTCGAGATTAGGAAGGATAGTTCACGTTGCAACTACTAG
- a CDS encoding predicted protein, which translates to MSSFTMAAANSISSTVALTSRYRAGRFGARAGAVRPVAVAASEVAEVAIGAGGAAAFLGVVGGVAAISVLSAARIEQRVEEASKKAEGYGIDLSDLYYDFDVPGDQYPFGDGEDWMPKSWKPPKTGDSKYLPTKMLGQIQIRLNQYEAIKECEAAGVEIGDLCVPFEDYTGEFDTNAKRLQEMRRRLEASK; encoded by the exons ATGTCTTCCTTCACCATGG CCGCGGCCAATAGCATCTCCAGCACCGTCGCGCTGACCTCCCGCTACCGAGCGGGCCGcttcggcgctcgcgcgggcgcagTGCGGCCCGTGGCTGTTGCCGCTTCAGAGGTGGCTGAGGTggccatcggcgcgggcggcgccgcggcgttcctcggtgtcgtcggcggcgtcgccgcgatctccgtgctctccgccgcgcgcatcgagcAGAGGGTGGAGGAGGCCTCGAAAAAGGCTGAGGGCTACGGCATCGACCTCTCCGACCTGTACTATGATTTtgacgtccccggcgaccAGTACCcgtttggcgacggcgaggactgGATGCCCAAGAGCTGGAAGCCCCCGAAGACGGGCGACTCCAAGTACCTGCCCACGAAGATGCTCGGGCAGATCCAGATCAGGCTGAATCAGTACGAGGCGATCAAGGagtgcgaggcggcgggtgtCGAGATTGGCGACCTCTGCGTGCCGTTCGAGGACTACACGGGTGAGTTTGACACCAACGCGAAGAGGCTCCAGGAGATGCGCAGGAGGCTCGAGGCAAGCAAGTGA
- a CDS encoding predicted protein, whose product MNIAVPHKGHTTHLGRDAGVDVMEKIAMETTLSRVPTSSNKAQFPVYSKNDFKVPDGTNGGYWVGDRRKVAGAKQPTKRFIARSSYSHDVCDPREAAGVTRARPSMKPVAKPGSSASARFDGTSSQVTHYGTYGSNPLDRGATGTMGIGAGITQRSSTNELGMGTTRVTRHVPGYSGFIAEAPHNMDALSASDGVAVRPDEKKTMLLASVDQYSRDVVPGYTGWRPQEPVNFRHFRGILTGT is encoded by the exons ATGAACATCGCGGTGCCCCACAAGGGTCACACCACGCATCTCGGTAgggacgccggcgtcgatgtcaTGGAGAAGATCGCCATGGAGACCACACTTTCCCGCGTACCCACCTCGTCTAATAAGGCGCAATTTCCAGTCTACTCGAAGAACGATTTTAAGGTTCCCGACGGGACCAACGGAGGGTACTGGGTTGGAGACAGACGGAAGGTGGCCGGAGCCAAGCAGCCGACGAAGAGGTTCATCGCGCGATCATCGTACAGCCACGACGTGTGCGATCCCCGGGAGGCCGCGGGggtcacccgcgcgcgaccgtccATGAAGCCCGTCGCCAAACccggctcgtcggcgagcgcgaggttcgaCGGAACCAGCTCCCAGGTCACCCACTACGGCACGTACGGCTCCAACCCGCTGGACAGAGGCGCGACGGGTACCATGGGCATCGGCGCTGGCATCACGCAGAGGTCATCCACCAACGAGCTCGGCATGGGCACGACGCGGGTCACGCGTCACGTCCCCGGGTACAGCGGTTTCATAGCGGAGGCGCCGCACAACATGgacgcgctctccgcgtccgacggCGTGGCGGTTCGACCCGACGAGAAGAAGACGATGTTACTCGCTTCGGTTGATCAGTATTCCCGCGATGTGGTGCCCGGATACACCGGCTGGAGGCCGCAGGAACCCGTGAACTTCCGCCA CTTCAGAGGTATCCTTACGGGCACATGA
- a CDS encoding predicted protein has protein sequence MVGNTTPGEVVPVDSLRPGTTGLNLVVKVLDAKEVMNKKRPDGSSVRIVECTVGDASGVILFSAKNKQQVETMKVGTTVRVHNGKIDMIRGTMRLAVDQWGLLKEESGGEEVLPNRDNNLSLVVYELVASTDLF, from the coding sequence ATGGTTGGAAATACGACCCCCGGGGAGGTTGTGCCCGTCGACTCGCTTCGCCCCGGGACGACGGGGCTCAACCTTGTGGTCAAGGTTCTGGACGCCAAGGAGGTCATGAACAAGAAGCGCCCGGACGGCTCCTCGGTTAGGATCGTGGAGTGCACCGTCGGGGACGCGTCCGGGGTTATCCTTTTCTCGGCAAAGAACAAGCAGCAGGTGGAGACGATGAAGGTGGGAACGACTGTGAGGGTGCATAACGGCAAAATCGACATGATACGGGGTACGATGAGACTGGCGGTGGACCAGTGGGGGCTGCTCAAGGAGGAGTccgggggcgaggaggttTTGCCAAATCGAGACAACAACCTTTCGCTGGTCGTTTACGAGCTTGTCGCAAGCACAGACTTGTTTTAG
- a CDS encoding predicted protein translates to MVAPEHVPPQMVLARSLPDGALQGMRQALNALGGGEDEADESEGRLRSRAASTSMVAALDAEELRRETQLWERMMYKSASQHKRAVHFQRMRGVTRHVRAVASLDVGAAAAALRDGLRAGVSDEARAAALESPAVKAGAHAIWKLPPRALWEDLAHRLRAVARIASEADNDMLAAATSLEGQLAHTYFMPFALVATAAVARIRTAMHQLMTDAVASYNVLAPLLNGGTLPPPGSNAMESASTMPESLRCEWFPVRRGVANAAVRPAVHASHPAGPSPGAIDDDDWRWRLLGGYAATDRGRGTEKGAKASEARGGEGTRLSAETRGEDLGAAVERTNVRGLSARVDRGGEAGKEEEEEEEEEEEEEEEEEEEEEEEEEVSVAPTYSTAGIGLGLGMDVGALTAAMRPPDLAALTDGKPGGKKRRKVSSASGSAPDAPSESVAKKKKKNKRDKAVLTGEAGTKPPMSAMDRAMAVLMGGSSK, encoded by the coding sequence ATGGTCGCGCCGGAGCATGTTCCCCCGCAGATGGTCTTGGCCCGGTCGCTCCCAGATGGAGCCCTCCAGGGAATGCGTCAAGCGCTaaacgcgctcggcgggggAGAGGACGAGGCTGATGAGTCAGAGGGGCGCTTGCGGTCGAGGGCGGCCTCCACCTCCAtggtcgccgccctcgacgccgaggagcttcgCAGAGAGACGCAGCTATGGGAGCGCATGATGTACAAGAGTGCGAGTCAGCACAAGCGCGCGGTGCATTTCCAGCGCATGAGAGGCGTGACGCGTCacgtgcgcgcggtggcatccctcgacgtcggggcggccgccgccgccctgcgcgacggtctacgcgcgggcgtctccgatgaggctcgcgccgccgcgctcgagagcCCGGCTGTGAAGGCTGGCGCGCATGCCATATGGAAGCtacccccgcgcgctctctgggaggacctcgcgcaccgtcttcgcgccgtcgcgaggatcgcgtcgGAGGCTGACAACGacatgctcgcggcggcgacgtcgctggAGGGCCAACTCGCTCACACGTACTTCATGCccttcgcgctcgtcgcgaccgccgccgtggcgcggATACGGACCGCGATGCACCAGCTGATgaccgacgcggtggcgtcgtacAACGTCCTGGCGCCGCTGCTCAACGGGGGCacgttgccgccgccgggctcaAACGCGATggagagcgcgtcgacgatgcccgAGTCGCTGCGATGCGAGTGGTTTccggtgcgtcgcggcgtcgcgaacgccgcggtccGACCCGCGGTGCACGCGTCACACCCGGCGGGTCcatcgcccggcgcgatcgacgacgacgactggcgTTGGCGGCTTCTCGGCGGGTACGCGGCTACCGACCGAGGCCGGGGGACGGAGAAGggcgcgaaggcgtcggaagcgcggggcggggagggGACGAGGTTGTCAGCAGAGACGCGGGGCGAGGACCTCGGAGCGGCGGTGGAGCGAACGAACGTTCGGGGTctctccgcgcgggtcgacaGGGGGGGTGAGGCTGgaaaggaggaggaggaggaggaggaggaggaggaggaggaggaggaggaggaggaggaggaggaggaggaggaggaggaggtgtcGGTTGCTCCAACGTACTCAACCGCAGGCAtcgggctcgggcttgggatggacgtcggcgcgctgaCAGCCGCGATGCGACCTCCGGACCTCGCGGCCTTAACGGATGGTAAGCCTGGGGGCAAGAAGAGGCGAAAAGTCTCATCAGCCTCTGGCAGTGCGCCGGATGCTCCTTCAGAGAGCGTCGCAaagaagaaaaagaagaACAAGCGCGACAAGGCCGTGCTCACGGGTGAAGCAGGCACTAAACCTCCGATGTCGGCGATGGACAGAGCCATGGCTGTCTTGATGGGCGGCAGTAGCAAGTAG